A genomic window from Lotus japonicus ecotype B-129 chromosome 1, LjGifu_v1.2 includes:
- the LOC130733805 gene encoding protein REVEILLE 1-like codes for MDIQGRNGATRSQGGLPFENGVSLNSGMHLVPCIEKQDDQISCGNDNSLKARKPYTITKQRERWTDKEHENFLEALKLYGRAWPQIEEHVGTKTAVQIRSHAQKVFTKILRETNGNRTTLVASIEIPPPRPKRKPSHPYPRKLVEIPNKEFSITEQPLSDFSQENKSPKSALAAAVSETHGSSDSDITSSFPLVDPKTSSEEDRSSPLDGVNGGSAYNMQPLVELEHLSKENVCSEGEASEESSGCTFKLFGTTLLVADICKHSSPTLETIKPIPAMYLMQLQSGCSDIATIVPWWTLSSKEPEEKYPYPNLTECEDKEVPKEGSWTGSSTSSVHDEENNERSDDQTRSQVHNLVGHTTPSETSAAISDLRVRSKTCGKGFVPYKRCVAKRDNQCSAITDEESEEQCIRLFL; via the exons ATGGATATTCAA GGTCGAAATGGAGCTACTAGATCACAAGGTGGCCTTCCATTTGAAAATGGAGTATCTTTAAATTCTGGAATGCATTTGGTGCCATGTATTGAGAAACAAGATGATCAGATTTCTTGCGGAAATGACAATTCTTTGAAG GCAAGGAAACCATATACTATCACGAAGCAGAGAGAGAGGTGGACAGATAAAGAACATGAGAATTTCCTTGAAGCTTTGAAGTTGTATGGCCGGGCTTGGCCACAGATTGAAG AACATGTTGGTACAAAGACTGCTGTTCAGATTCGAAGTCATGCTCAGAAAGTTTTCACTAAG ATTCTTCGCGAGACTAATGGGAACAGAACAACCTTGGTGGCGTCCATTGAAATTCCACCTCCAAGACCAAAAAGAAAACCAAGTCATCCTTACCCGCGAAAACTGGTAGAGATCCCAAATAAGGAATTTTCCATCACAGAACAACCACTATCAGATTTTAGTCAAGAAAATAAATCTCCCAAGTCAGCATTAGCTGCAGCTGTTTCAGAAACACATGGTTCCTCTGATTCAGATATTACTAGTAGCTTTCCACTTGTTGATCCCAAAACATCATCTGAGGAAGATAGATCCTCACCATTAGATGGAGTAAATGGAGGTTCAGCTTATAATATGCAACCACTTGTG GAACTCGAGCATTTGTCCAAGGAAAATGTTTGTAGTGAAGGCGAGGCATCAGAGGAATCATCTGGTTGTACTTTCAAGCTGTTTGGGACAACTCTACTTGTAGCAGATATCTGCAAACATTCATCTCCAACATTGGAGACAATTAAACCAATACCTGCCATGTATCTTAtgcaacttcagagtgggtGTTCTGATATTGCAACTATTGTTCCATGGTGGACTCTTTCCTCCAAGGAGCCTGAGGAGAAATATCCATATCCTAATCTTACAGAATGTGAAGATAAAGAAGTTCCAAAGGAAGGATCTTGGACTGGTTCCAGCACTAGTTCAGTCCATGATGAAGAGAACAATGAGAGATCAGATGATCAAACCAGAAGTCAAGTGCATAATCTTGTTGGACACACTACACCAAGTGAAACGTCAGCAGCTATATCTGACCTCAGAGTGAGATCTAAAACCTGTGGGAAAGGGTTTGTGCCATATAAAAGGTGTGTGGCAAAGAGGGACAATCAGTGCTCAGCAATAACAGATGAGGAGAGTGAAGAGCAATGTATCCGACTATTCTTATGA
- the LOC130733806 gene encoding expansin-A13, with amino-acid sequence MSLPTASFLITLLFTTVTSHYSFSTSPNPPRSSSSSSSSWSSLSEWRSARATYYAAADPRDAVGGACGYGDLLKTGYGMATAGLSETLFERGQICGACFELRCVEDSRWCLPGTSIIVTATNFCAPNYGFTAEGGGHCNPPNNHFVLPIEAFEKIAIWKAGNMPLQYRRINCRREGGIRFTVTGSGIFISVLISNVAGHGDIVAVKVKGSRTGWLQMGRNWGQNWHINALLQNQPLSFEVTGSDGKTVTSYNAAPKDWSFGQTFEGKQFET; translated from the exons ATGTCACTTCCCACTGCATCATTTCTCATCACCCTCCTCTTCACCACAGTCACCTCTCACTACTCCTTCTCTACATCTCCCAACCCACCAcgatcttcctcttcctcttcctcctcatgGTCCTCCCTCTCCGAATGGCGATCTGCACGCGCCACCTACTACGCTGCAGCGGATCCGCGTGACGCTGTAGGCGGCGCGTGCGGCTACGGCGACCTCTTAAAAACTGGCTACGGCATGGCCACGGCGGGGCTGAGTGAGACGCTGTTTGAACGGGGGCAGATCTGCGGCGCGTGTTTTGAGCTCCGGTGTGTGGAGGATAGTCGGTGGTGTTTACCTGGGACGAGCATCATTGTCACCGCCACGAACTTCTGTGCTCCGAACTATGGGTTTACGGCGGAGGGAGGTGGGCACTGTAATCCTCCGAATAACCATTTTGTTCTTCCCATTGAAGCGTTTGAGAAGATCGCTATCTGGAAGGCTGGGAATATGCCGCTTCAGTATCGCAG GATAAACTGCAGAAGAGAAGGTGGAATCCGATTTACAGTCACTGGTTCTGGTATCTTCATTTCAGTGCTAATCAGCAATGTTGCTGGACACGGAGACATAGTAGCGGTGAAGGTTAAGGGTTCAAGAACTGGTTGGCTTCAAATGGGTCGCAATTGGGGTCAAAACTGGCATATAAATGCATTATTACAGAATCAACCTCTTTCATTTGAGGTTACTGGTAGTGATGGGAAAACAGTTACGTCTTACAATGCTGCTCCCAAGGATTGGAGTTTTGGACAAACCTTTGAAGGCAAGCAATTTGAAACTTAA
- the LOC130733807 gene encoding uncharacterized protein LOC130733807, whose protein sequence is MAEATRLQSSIREAEERITATIEPCISRHLRELEQRFELQLNGFQEAMRGLGLQMTEMSSRRRGANDGEHRMPTRLTRLDFPKFNRDEAESWLVKCERFFTLDNTPEAEKVAIASIAMDESSFRWFQTLEQSTTGPVSWMQFSDAVKVRFGTEFDSPLEELKRLVQTGTLEDYQEAFDTLAARTDLSEPQKLQVYLGGLCAELSNGVKMFAPRTLLEATRIAKLQERSIELLQKRTVSGVRSTGAWSDKRGNSSFVEKKLPEKKPGGDSNQKGILGKPNYTFQRKLSPKEMEEHRAQNLCFFCHEKFSPGHDCPQRKKFQVFLMEVEEGEPEAVDSASSVDSEPVVPTLSLNAIHGDSEYPLMRLTAWIGKKRIHVLIDSGSSHNFIDQKLCKEGLSYLRPVHPLLKPLQVTVAGGGVMQGTGLCDGIQLKMQGYDFFTSAIALPLGSFDLILGLQWLTQWGTISWDFKALVMEFDMGHLKVRLQADKSGKDRVVSAAKLNQIVAEESFCFMLQLFPCSQEKVCCALGLEEPEDPATKEHKTTVLEEFKDVFEEPTQLPPFRGIHDHQIVLKEGSNPVSLRPYRYPPAQKDVIDNMVKELLDSGVIQPSSSPFASPVVLVKKKDGSWRMCVDYRKLNDMTVKAKFPIPLVEDLLDELGGAQIFSKLDLRSGYHQIRMKPEDIAKTAFQTHGGQYEYVVMPFGLSNAPATFQGTMNVIFASLLRKCVLIFFDDILVYSKSIVEHVAHLRHVFTVLKTHSFYVKRSKCAFFTTRIEYLGHFITPEGVTTDPAKIMAVQEWPELRHLSNSEVSWASQVTTEDSFKITAC, encoded by the coding sequence ATGGCGGAAGCGACGAGGTTGCAGAGCTCAATCCGTGAGGCGGAGGAGCGGATTACGGCGACGATCGAGCCGTGCATCAGTAGGCATTTGCGTGAGCTGGAGCAGAGGTTCGAGCTCCAACTGAACGGGTTCCAGGAGGCGATGCGAGGCCTCGGGTTGCAGATGACGGAGATGTCGTCGCGGCGGAGAGGCGCGAACGACGGCGAGCACCGCATGCCGACGCGATTGACGCGATTGGATTTTCCGAAATTCAACCGCGACGAAGCTGAATCGTGGCTTGTGAAGTGCGAACGATTCTTCACGCTTGACAACACGCCGGAAGCAGAGAAGGTAGCGATTGCTAGCATCGCAATGGACGAGAGTTCTTTCCGGTGGTTCCAGACCTTGGAACAGAGCACGACTGGTCCAGTTTCTTGGATGCAGTTCAGCGATGCAGTGAAGGTGCGTTTTGGTACTGAATTCGATTCACCATTAGAGGAACTTAAGCGCCTGGTTCAAACTGGAACTCTAGAAGATTATCAAGAGGCTTTTGATACCTTGGCTGCGCGCACAGATTTGTCAGAACCTCAGAAATTGCAAGTATACTTGGGTGGATTGTGTGCTGAGTTGAGCAATGGTGTGAAGATGTTTGCACCAAGGACGTTGCTTGAAGCTACACGAATCGCGAAATTGCAGGAGAGGAGCATCGAATTGCTCCAGAAACGCACTGTTTCGGGTGTCAGAAGCACCGGCGCATGGTCTGACAAGCGCGGAAACTCTTCATTTGTTGAGAAGAAGTTACCAGAGAAGAAACCAGGGGGTGATTCCAATCAGAAAGGAATTTTAGGAAAACCTAATTACACATTTCAGAGGAAATTATCTCCTAAAGAGATGGAAGAACATAGAGCACAAAATTTGTGCTTCTTCTGCCATGAGAAATTTTCTCCAGGGCATGATTGTCCGCAAAGGAAGAAGTTCCAAGTTTTCTTAATGGAGGTTGAGGAAGGTGAACcagaagctgttgactctgcaAGTTCTGTTGATTCTGAACCAGTTGTTCCTACATTATCCTTGAATGCCATACATGGGGACTCTGAATATCCTTTGATGAGGTTGACTGCATGGATAGGAAAGAAGAGGATTCATGTCCTCATTGATTCTGGAAGCTCACACAACTTCATTGATCAAAAACTGTGCAAGGAAGGCCTGAGCTACCTTAGACCCGTGCATCCTCTACTGAAGCCTTTACAAGTTACTGTAGCAGGTGGTGGAGTCATGCAAGGTACAGGCCTATGTGATGGAATACAGTTGAAGATGCAAGGGTATGATTTCTTCACTAGTGCTATTGCTCTTCCTTTAGGtagttttgatttgattttaggCTTACAATGGTTAACTCAGTGGGGAACTATATCATGGGATTTCAAAGCCCTTGTTATGGAATTTGATATGGGACACCTTAAGGTGAGATTGCAAGCTGATAAGAGTGGGAAGGATAGAGTAGTTTCAGCTGCTAAACTTAATCAAATTGTAGCTGAGGAAAGCTTTTGTTTTATGCTACAATTGTTTCCATGTTCCCAAGAGAAAGTGTGTTGTGCTCTTGGCTTAGAGGAACCTGAGGATCCTGCAACTAAAGAACATAAAACCACTGTCCTAGAGGAATTTAAGGATGTTTTTGAGGAGCCTACACAGCTACCCCCATTCAGAGGCATCCATGACCACCAGATTGTTCTGAAGGAAGGGTCCAACCCAGTTAGTTTGAGACCTTATAGGTACCCTCCTGCACAGAAAGATGTCATTGACAACATGGTGAAAGAGCTGTTGGATTCAGGGGTTATCCAACCTAGTTCTTCTCCATTTGCTTCTCCTGTGGTCTTGGTTAAGAAGAAGGATGGCAGCTGGCGGATGTGTGTAGACTATAGGAAGCTTAATGACATGACAGTTAAAGCAAAATTTCCTATTCCTCTTGTTGAAGATTTGCTGGATGAGCTAGGGGGTGCTCAAATTTTCTCTAAATTGGACCTTAGgtctggttatcatcaaataaggATGAAACCAGAAGATATAGCTAAGACTGCATTTCAGACTCATGGTGGACAATATGAATATGTGGTCATGCCTTTTGGGTTGTCCAATGCCCCAGCCACATTTCAAGGTACCATGAATGTCATCTTTGCTAGTCTATTAAGGAAGTGTGTGCTCATCTTCTTTGATGACATCCTTGTCTATAGTAAGTCCATAGTTGAGCATGTGGCACACCTTAGACATGTTTTCACTGTTTTAAAGACTCATTCCTTCTATGTCAAGAGAAGTAAATGTGCCTTCTTTACTACTCGAATTGAGTACTTGGGCCACTTCATTACTCCTGAAGGGGTTACTACAGATCCAGCCAAGATCATGGCAGTTCAAGAGTGGCCAGAACTCAGACACTTAAGCAACTCAGAGGTTTCTTGGGCCTCACAGGTTACTACAGAAGATTCATTCAAAATTACAGCATGCTAG